A single genomic interval of Anopheles darlingi chromosome X, idAnoDarlMG_H_01, whole genome shotgun sequence harbors:
- the LOC125959861 gene encoding tol-Pal system protein TolA-like, with protein sequence MDGFLRSRKTARSQDRERAGMQGAAQSAVQGGMQATVQDVAQGAEQDGSQAGTPGTPTAEQETGVSANAVERTHDMAKELYSLVMSKHNILGTVKEMQAKLTAMAQRAVQEHRRLLQRAEQAEQELEAAATQAKELQARAEAAEAMAVAAEAMAAETEARAAEAEKRAAEAEKRADVAQSARAEAMMATPAIDLATPKARMEKRKRETPGEEEEKKKPRGPEGSPDAEGEEGWQTVPVRVRKGPTKPAEGAKTGPKMPAKQRPVERARGDAIRVEMKGITYADLLRKITSDPALEAMEMEVVRTRTTRKGDMLIELRAGAKVPTMELRSMVQKSLGQEEGVKALSHDTAIECRNLDSITTESELEKALKEQCGVKEISSLRLRKGFDNMKVATVWLHPQEAGKLLAKGSVKLRWSVCPIRVAPRVDPSTRKCYKCLELGHLSVNCKGPDRSKLCYNCGGEGHALGGPRCNAYRSRAATKQ encoded by the coding sequence ATGGACGGGTTCTTGAGGAGCCGAAAGACGGCGCGATCGCAAGATCGAGAGCGGGCTGGCATGCAAGGTGCCGCGCAAAGTGCCGTGCAAGGTGGCATGCAAGCCACGGTGCAAGACGTTGCGCAAGGTGCCGAGCAAGACGGCAGCCAGGCGGGAACGCCGGGAACGCCAACAGCCGAGCAAGAGACTGGAGTATCGGCGAACGCAGTGGAGAGGACGCACGACATGGCGAAGGAGCTATACTCGCTCGTAATGTCGAAGCACAACATCCTCGGCACAGTAAAGGAGATGCAAGCCAAGCTAACGGCAATGGCCCAAAGAGCAGTGCAGGAGCACAGGCGGCTTCTGCAGAGAGCCGAGCAGGCGGAGCAGGAGCTCGAAGCGGCGGCCACCCAGGCGAAAGAGCTGCAGGCAAGGGCCGAGGCAGCCGAGGCGATGGCCGTGGCGGCTGAGGCGATGGCAGCAGAAACCGAGGCGAGGGCAGCAGAAGCCGAGAAGAGGGCAGCAGAAGCCGAGAAGAGGGCCGATGTGGCGCAAAGCGCGCGGGCGGAAGCCATGATGGCAACGCCAGCGATCGACTTGGCAACACCGAAGGCGAGAATGGAAAAGCGGAAGCGGGAGACCCcaggggaagaagaggagaagaagaagccccgGGGACCCGAAGGAAGCCCTGATGCGGAGGGTgaagaaggctggcaaacggtgccCGTACGCGTTAGGAAAGGGCCGACGAAGCCAGCCGAGGGCGCCAAAACCGGACCTAAAATGCCGGCGAAACAGCGTCCGGTGGAGAGGGCAAGAGGAGATGCCATACGGGTTGAGATGAAGGGCATAACCTATGCAGATCTTCTCCGGAAGATAACCTCGGATCCAGCTCTCGAGGCAATGGAGATGGAAGTGGTGAGGACGAGAACCACACGGAAGGGTGATATGCTCATCGAGCTAAGAGCGGGTGCGAAAGTACCCACGATGGAGCTGCGGTCGATGGTCCAGAAGTCCCTcgggcaggaggagggagtgaagGCACTGTCGCATGATACGGCGATCGAGTGTCGGAACCtggacagcatcaccaccgagagcgagcTGGAAAAGGCCCTCAAGGAGCAGTGCGGTGTAAAGGAGATCTCTTCCTTGCGACTAAGGAAGGGGTTCGATAATATGAAGGTGGCAACGGTCTGGCTGCACCCACAGGAAGCAGGCAAGTTGCTGGCGAAGGGCTCGGTGAAGCTACGCTGGTCGGTCTGCCCAATCAGAGTGGCTCCGCGTGTCGACCCGAGTACCAGAAAGTGCTACAAGTGCCTGGAGCTGGGACACCTGTCGGTCAACTGCAAAGGCCCCGACAGGTCGAAGTTGTGTTACAACTGTGGTGGAGAGGGACACGCACTAGGCGGACCGCGGTGCAACGCATATCGTTCGAGGGCAGCCACCAAGCAGTAA